The genomic window TTTCTGTTGGATTGCAGCCACTGTTCTTCAGCAGATCCTGGAAGAGGGGACCAGTGAGAGACCCCCAACAACTCTGACTGAGATGTTTGTGCAGTTTTTGCTGATCCAGACTACCAGAAGCAAGCAAAAATATCAAGCTAGGAGCAGCCAAGAAAGCCAAAATGCATTGGAATCACAAAAAGATGTCATAATGAAGTTGTCTCACCTTGCCTTCAGGCATCTTTTGAAGGGAAACTTTATGTTTTCAGAGGAGGAGGTAAAGGAATGTGGCCTTGATGTAAATGATGTCCTGGTGCGCTCTGGACTCTGCACTGATGTCCTCAAAGGAGAATCTTTAAGTTTTGGGAAAATGTACACTTTTGTGCATGTGACCGTCCAGGAGTGTCTTGctgccctgtatgtgtttgcatgttataTCAACAAGACTGAGGAGGGGCTGAAACATTTTCTCCAAAGGAAATCCAAGATCTCACTGAAAGATATGTCACTAGATGAGCTACTCAAGGGTGCAGTGAACAGAGCCTTAGAGAGCAAGAGTGGGCACCTTGATCTGTTTGTGCGCTTTCTACACGGCATCTCCCTGGATTCCAATCAAAAGCTCTTAAAAGGCCTTCTTCTGACACGCACAGAGAACAACCCTGAAAGTGTCAAGAAAACTATTCGAAATCTGAAGGAGTTGAAGAGACCAAACATCTCCCCAAATCGATGGATCAACCTCCTCCATTGTCTGGTGGAAATGCATGATTCGTCTGTGCATGAAGATGTCCAATCTTATTTAAAATCAGAGAGAGGTGCTGTACAAAAGCTCAAACTTGCTCACTGCTCGGCTTTGGCCAACGTGCTGCTGATGGCAAAAGATCCTCTGGATGAGTTGGATTTGAAGAAATACAAGGCATCAGATGAGGGTCGGAGAAGACTGATTCCAGCTGTGCAGTGTTGCAAAAAGGCTCTGTAAGTTCATAATCACATCACATACCATGCAGGACTGTTATTTGGGTCCAAATATGTATTGGGCAGTAGATTGCTGTTAAtgtagggcagccgtggcctactggttagcacttcggacttgtaaccggagggttgccagtttggaaccccaaccagtaggaacggctgaagtgcccttgagcaaggcacctaacccctcactgctccccgagcgccgctgtagcaggcagctcactgcatcaggattagtgtgtgcttcacctcactgtgtgttcactgtgtgctgagtgtgtttcactaattcacggattgggataaatgcagagaccaaatttctctcacgggatcaaaagagtttatATACTTATGCTTATGTATGTAACATAAAAGTAGAATGATCCAAATTGGATGGGATTTCAGTGCAACATTCCTGGTTAAAGTAGTCTGTAATATTAGTATCTTGGCTAATAACAGACTAATTCTCAATTGAGATGTTGGTCTGGAcccttctttttttctgtttccaTGGGCAGTCACCCACAGGTAAATTGAAACTAAACTTTTATTGAATCCTGATAGAAGTaaagcatagcctacacatcTTAGTTGTCAACAACATTATCACTCTCATGTGCTTGACAGGCTGTCTGGCTGTAAACTCACAGAGAAGTGTTGTGAGGTGGTGGCCTCAGCTCTTGAGTCTGCCCACTCCCACCTGAGAGAGCTGGACCTGAGTCACAATAACCTGCAGAAGTCTGAGGAGATACTCTTCAGAGGGCTCCAGAGTCAACACTGCAAACTGGAGTCACTGAGGTCTGTGTGTTCTCATGGGTTGCTATGGTAAATTACTTATGCAAGAAGGCAACTAGCAGCCTCTGGCCTGCTGAGCTGTTTCGCCCCTTCACATCGCTGCATGCAGCTATTTCAGGGTGTTGAAGGGAAATATATCTCTGTCTATTTCTGTATATCTATTTTGTTTCTCTTAAAATATGCTCCTGTCTTTTCAGTCTTGCCGAATGTAATCTGACAGTGGCCTCCTATAAATCCTTGGCTTCAATCCTGCAAGCAGCACACTCCCCCCTGAGAGAGCTGGATCTGAGTAAAAATCCCTTGGAAGACTCTGGAGTTGAACACCTCTCCTCTGGGCTAAGAAGTCCAAACTGCCGTCTACAGACACTGAGGTAATGAAATGGACAATTAATATACTGATCTTAATACTTCAGAAGCACAAAGATGTGGGTAATTATGGCATGTGCACTGAAATTGATCCTATGGGATATGATGTGTTACGCTGATGTGATAGTGTAAGATGTTGATGTGATTTGATGATGTGATGGTATGACATGGATGATGCGATACAATACTATTCAATACAATGTTCTATGTCCTGACAGTGATTACATACTGCGGCCTAATCACAACTATGTTCTACCCACAGCACTCTCACTTGGGTCCCACTTCTTCAATAAATTACACTAATGACAGAAATATACATGATATGTCATGACATTACGATACAATATGATACATTATGCTGTCCTGATAATGTAATCTCATGAAGGTCAATGTATGAGGATGTCATGTATATGATATATCATAAAATAAAATGGCATACAGTATATTACTGTATTTTATATCATGCTGTGTATCCCTTTGCAGGTTGGTAGCCTGTGGCATCACAAGGAAAGGCTGTGAGCTTCTGGCTTCTGCCTTGAGTGGAAACCCAGCCTCCAACCTGAGAGAGCTAAACATCAGTGAGAATAAACTAGGAGAGGCAGAAGTCAAGCTGCTCTCACAGATAAAGAAGATCCAAACTCTGTGCTGAGGACAGTCATGTAAGGCAATAAATCATCGTTCTTGTGAGATACTCAAGTAGCTCTTTGCCAGGCCAGTGGTCAACAGTGGTCAACTCCACCCCTTACATCACATAAGAAATAATTCATGAAATCACTTACAGCACTCTGCATATGCATCACATTCAAAATCATTTACAACACTCTGCATATACATCACATTCAAAATCACTTACAGCACTCTGCATATACATCACATTCAAAATCACTTACAGCACTCTGCATATACATCACATTCAAAATCATTTACAACACTCTGTATCTATCTTCTgtcattcctttttttttaaagtttttgagttttttttccaTACTTCCATGTGCTGATATGTTGTTATATGTTGTATatatttatgttgttgtttttacaaTTACGTCTAGTAATAGGCTACATTCCTCTTTTTCATGTCATTCTATCTatgattatatatattttaagaaCATTAAATATTTTCAGTGTACAACTAGGCTGTATCTACATTTGTACATGTTTTCAATATATTCTTGACATTGGTGAAATAAACATTTGAACATTGTATTATTGTGTGTTGTGAATTTGTCTTTTATGATTTTCATATCAGGCTATACCATTAAGTTATTTATATAATGACTTCTCTCGGGAGAATGTCACAATGTTAAATAGCTGATCTCACTTGTATTGTCTTTATGTcctttaacagtaggcctatagacaATTTACAAAAGAGAGCTGTACAATGTTCTGATTCTTTTGATGGACGGAGTGCAGATAGGAGAGATTATGATCATGGGgaaagggtcaaaggtcaaagtccTCTCAGTTCGAGCCACAGATATTagaaaagctagataccgcattgggctcgatttctattaggtggcatacgTAAATGTGtccgccatattgctgggggcaacaccttactgtctatggacaACACTTGCTGGCAATCAGAGTCACGTGTTTATAATCATGGGGAAGGGTTGGGATCGAAGGTCAAAGTCCTCTCAGTTCCAGATACTGACATGAGCTTCTTCCTGCTCCTGTTAAGCTGAAACTAAATGGTCAGAGCAgaaggtaaacaaacaaggTGGGTGCTTGTTTTCTATTCACACAGCCAAGGTTAAAAACCACAGAAAGTCAGAGAAGTTAGGGATTTAACATACTGTAACTCTTCAAAATATGCAATCTTCTATACAATATTCagggcaaacaaacaaataattgaAAATGCAGAGACACACCTATGTAAACTCGTATGGCTTGAATGCATTAGCATAATAGAGGAAGATTTGACTAACTGACTTAAAACACAAATCTTCTGCAAACAGGATATGCAGAAAAGTGTTACTATAAGACTCAAACTTTATTGCCATGGAAATTGATTCATTGGCCAATCCTATCATGTTACAGCTAGACTATAGCAACAACTTAAAGGAAACAGGGTGTTTCAGAGATTTCAGGTGGCCTGTACAGTCTCACATGAAATAAACATTGAAAAGGAGAAGGAATGCTCTGTGCTCAGATATCCCAACCTTTGGATATTCACTGAAGTTAGCATGTGAACCAGCCATGTTTAATCAACATGTTTAGTCTCCATGCTGATTTTCCCCAGGTTGTTTTGCTGAAATAGGACCGTGTGATAAGCACACAGAGGTGTGTGAAATCTGACTGTAAAGACCGAAGCAATgctgccatctacaggccacaGGTAAGCACAACAGGCTCCTCTACAAGAAACAATGGTTTATTCACTACAATCAATCTTCAAACATTTGTAGGCAATTTATGTAATAAATTGATACAGTTTGTTGACTTTTATTAAATTTGATTCAAAGAAACAGTACACACAAAATGAGCAATCTGGCAGTATAATTGCTCACAGTTACTCCAGTGTTTTCCATGCCACTGTACAGTATAAGCACTTTGGTCTACTTGAGCTTACAAAAGATCACACATTTCATCTTCTGTTGTTGAATATGTGCTTCTGCATTACctacatctacagtacatactatatattttatttagatttctttatatattatatattttcagGATAATCAATTTCATTCTGTTTTCTTAGTAGAAGGGACGCCAGCCCACACAGTTCTGATAAGAATTCGAGTTTGTCTACGCCAGGCCAGATTTCTAAAAGATGTGTGGCTAGAACACCATATTACTTGACTTCTGTTTCTGAAGTGTCCTTTGACTTGCAGTGAGCTGAGGTCTGATCTGACCCAGGATCAGTCcaggtgtggagtgtgtgagcaGGTCCTGAGGGACCCAGTCATCACCACCTGTGGACACAGTGTCTGCAGGCAGTGCATCGGCAGCTACTGGGAGCAGTCTCCAGACCAGCCTCGTCCTCTGTGTGAGAAGAGACCTcagaccaccagcagcagcagcatcagcatccaaccatccacccacacacactctcctactcaacactcactcacacatcctcctcagcactcacacacagccatggAACCTCTTCCTCTCCACGAGGATAAGACGACCGCATCAAAACGCCCATGGACACAGTCACCACTGCTGTACCCACAAACATCCCCAGCACCGTATTATCAGAGTCCAGGAGTACATACTGTAAGACAAATACACAAAAACCTTGGTGGCTCATTGATGTAAGGGACAAGATGCATGCAGAACTCGCAGTTTGCCCAGGAATactttattttagatagatagataatataTGTGTTTATCTAATATGACTAAAATATGATATGAGATTTTTAATATGAACCTAAAAATATGTGTACCACACATAGGCTTGTATGTGAATAATGATTGTGAAACTACCCATTTTAGTTTGTTGTCTGTTGTTCTTGATATTGCCTGTAGGTGGCAGCAGTGTGTTAAACACCTCTCAAACCCGACAGACCCTTGTTGGCTGTTACAAGACCCTTATTGGCTGTTACAAGTGATGTCAAAGACAAACGGAAGCCAAACCCTGGACAGAGGGGCTCTGTGAATGTGTGGTGGAATGTGTgcaggtgggtgagtgtgtcagAGGAGACGCTGTAGAAGGACAGAGTACCGGCTGGCCAGTCCAGAAACACTCCTACTCTGTTGCAGTCAAACGTAAGTGAAACTTTGGGGGTGGTCTTACGGTCATGGCTGGCAGTGTAGCTGTGGCGATATAAAGAGTTTGATGAATACTGACACAGCAGGCCCCAGGACGTGTCGTTGAGTCCCAGAcgacagtctctctcttttattcctTGTTTCCTGTACGCCGCTCCTACATACATCATTGCCGAGTCCCATTCTGCCTCCCAGTAGCAGCGTCCAGTCAGGCCTTCACTACACAGCACCTGTTCACAGCTCTTAATCCTGTCAGGGTGGTCGGGGTAGCTCTCGTCAGAAGTAGTTAACTTCTGCTGATTCTCAGAGATGGAAATCACATAGTTGGCTGTGTCGGGGTCCAGCTTGAGCTGATGGGCATctatgagagacacacacacacacacacacaaacacacatagacacaccagGAGAGAGGAGTAGTTATCACATGAATAAGGGAATATAAATGTTGTAATCTACTTAATATACTTTAATACTTTTatgaatacaacacacacaaacgcacacacacacagatgtgtgtacgcaaacacacactcaatgttTATTTCTCAGTGCTTACATTTCTTCAGTCCTGACTTCAGCCAACACTCTGCATCATGATCAACACTGTAGGACATGAAGAGGAAACAGGACATTACTGAGTACACAGTCTAGTAAAAGGCTTTACTGAGTACACTAATAAAAGGCTTTACTGAGCACACTAGTAAAAGGCTTTACTGATTAGTACACAAGTAAAAGGCATTACTGAGTACACTAGTAAAAGGCATTACTGAGTATAGTTACCCTCGTTGGCACTGGCACCGAGGGTAACTATATACTTTatactgccccccaccccccctcctgtGCCCCCCTTCCTTCCCCTGTACTGTAGACACATTTTATGCACCATGCCACAAAGCACCATAGTGCTACTATACATTGTTTGAAAGCTTAGACTCTCAGGAATTGTGTATGTAAAACTTTCTATTCTATTTTGTGCATATCACTAGGtacaatataaaaacacaatacaATTCTAAGTAGATGATGTGCAATATCAGgcaaacaaattaaaatggGGCTGCAGGTTAAGTATTTAATACAATGCATTATTGAGTACACTGGTAAAAGGCATTAGTGACTAAAGGGGAAATAGCAGATACAGACTGGGAGAAATATATACACATTCACAGAGGGATatacaatatgcacacacacacacacacacacacacacacacacaggtctgcagACCACCTACATGAGTTGTGTCCAGTTTGCAGTCCTTTCTCTCAGAGAGTAGCTTGACTCCAGTGTCTCCTGGGTGATTGTAGCTCAGGTCCAACTCTCTCAGATAGGAGGGGTTTGCACTCAGAGCAGAAGCCAGAAACTCGCAGCCTTTCTCAGTCACGCCACAGAACGACAACCTGCAGGAGAGAAGATgttattctgtctctctctctctcctgtgtgtgtgtgtgtgtgtgtgtgtgtgtgtgtgtgtgtgtgtgtgtgtgtgtgtgtgtgtacctcaggaTCTCCAGTAAATAGATAGATTATCTTGTAACCATGACTACATGCTTACCTCTgacttcctcatcctcctcatccacTTGATGCTGCCCTCTTTGGTCCCCCAGAAGGCTAAGAGTCAGTAAGAGTAGTTGCTGTTTAGCGTCACTTGAATATTCACTGAATATTCTTGTTCAGCAAATGATCTTCCCAACTTCCTGCCCTTATACaatatttatgttattattgctgCAATAATAGTTACCAATTTTAAAGCAAATCAAGGGAATAAGATGCAGATGAATGTGGTGGTTAAAATGATGCAAGAATTGTGAAGCTACACCGCACTGTTCATGAGCTAAGAGCCAAAATTCTGAATTTGAAATATAGCGCCACCTATTGGTGAAGTATCTCAGGTTTAGGGGTCTGTGTTGCTAGAGACCATATTCTTAATTTTCAAGTTACTGGGCCTGATGGTTTTTGCTCCACAAACACTTTTAGGAGGATAAAAATACAAACTGTATTAATATTGTTCTGGTTGGACCtctaataataatccttacagaaACAACAGGGCTTTGCACCTGCGATGCAGGCTTCTACAGCCCGGGCCCAAAAACACATTTGAATGCCTGCATTACTCTATGTGTGTGGCTGCAGCATAAGTTGCATATTTTTAAACTTTTTGACAGAAGTGACAGGAGCAACGGAACTCAACCACAAAACACTTCAGCAATGAAATCAGCTGTACAGTAGATATCTGATGTGTGTGATGCGACATAAAGTGCAATAAAGATCAgcgccagagactttctaatgaggagacacagcactcaaaaaatcctccatagaaatgcatgggcttaGTTTGTAACGGCTGTCTACgtatatcacaccccttccgcggcaaaaagtcgacatgtgaatacattgagccaatcatgtgctgtgttgtgaatacattgagacAATAATGTGgtttgttgtgaagacatcattccaatcatgtgttgtgatctcgccgctggagcaagatcggggtcatgaagccttgcgcacgtgcatttctgccgaaatggatgcccaatgagtacccaaaaagcgttgcaatatggctgcagAGTGAAGGTACTTGTCTAAAGGGACTTTGTTACACACTagagctgtcactttacgttcgaaaatcgattgcacaatcgattggaccaaacaccacaagtttcgaaaactaaattagggaatcgattttaaccaaatatttacactattaattttaaacgaaaTTAAGAATAAGaacaagaatataagaatataaaatataagaatataaaataattgcaagtgcagtaagcattgcgaaagctatgaaagaaaattcccaccaattttacgcaccgggaacagcagtttcaatcagctgctgtgctgctcgtgttttgccaaaaaatggaggacaacgcgatcaacctgtgcgacatgtagagagacgagtaataggccctaataacttcaggagttcgatgtggaagtacttcggatttttggtatatcaaactatggagaagaacaaagcggtaggctacgcaaactgtgcaatcgagttctacggaggcgaaatttgtttgacatttctaatcgtaaacacagacacagctacgttgaagcctgcagtcatgtcactgatgtaattaacagcactcaccgacgcacttattcttactgtactctaatgttttttttaaactgtcctaaaattgtgagaattgttctaacacttactgtttaccatgttgttagtcgctttggttaaaaaagcgtcagccaaatgtaatgtaatgtaatgtaatgtaatgtaatggcagtccacttggcttactggttttcgagaatgttgcacttctgtttgtcattgtgcacgaaacttcacgccaataaatcatcagaaatattgctggcttgcgtctacaagcgccctctttacgttcgtcctaatgcctgttagttgtttgtggattggcctatatttggcgttgaaaatggaaacgtctttagacataaaacatcgattttacaatcgattcaatgaacacttatgtctcaaaaatcgaacaggattttttcacaaaagtgacagccctattaCACACCGACTGTCTTACTGCTGGCTGTTGCCCAAGCATTACACTGAGAAGCACACACATCTGTCTTGAGCAAAAGTATCCACGATCAGCGGCAGCTTGCTGGCACTGGGTTTTGGTACTCGTGCATAATGCTGAGAACCTGTATCAAGCTATCAACTCACTCAGGGCTTTGGCTTTGTTCGGTCAGCAATGTTGCACAAGCACTGCAATGACAAGCGCACACGTCAGACCGATTGTAACATCATGAACAGCAACAGCTTGCTGGCACTGGAGAGGCTCTCACGTGCACAAAGCTGAAAGCAGAGACCTACAGACGTTCTTGAGACATCAAGGATGTGGCTATGTCAGGCTGGACCAACAGTGCTCTGTGACCTCGATCTGCAGGGCTCTATGTTAAAAGTGCCTAAAATGCCTATGTAAAGAGTACCTAAACTGCATTAGTTCATTAACAACCTCTAGTTTGCTAGTGGTGAAATACCAACCAAAGGCCTGATGTTTTAATGGCTATTATAAGCAGTTGTTAAGGCCCTGGTATGAAATCATTGAAATTCATTTCATACTGAACCCTTATTCCTCAAAACATAGGACTAGTGGAAAACCTGCCATCACCAGATATGCCAGATTATCTGAGAAAAATGCTCCAGAGAAACTCACTGGAGAAAGAGGCATGTCCATGTCCTTGAAAATTGTctaaataaactgaaatcaacTTTGTctaatgttgaaataactgtcATTGATAAAGTGTCCATAATCTCAAAACAACTGCAAGAATTCAAAGGCAGCAAGAAACCCTTTGTCAGAATCTCAATCCTTGCTTGTGGTGACTTCAACCAGATCCCACCCATTGGTAAAGCCTAACCTCTCTCTGTGCTTGAAGATCATGTTGATAGCAAAAACATGTCCCAAATAGATCCTGCATGTTTTTGCTATCATCATCTATGAAACTATCtatatcaacatccattaaactatctatcaacatccattaaactatctatcaacATGCATTAC from Alosa sapidissima isolate fAloSap1 chromosome 9, fAloSap1.pri, whole genome shotgun sequence includes these protein-coding regions:
- the LOC121719631 gene encoding E3 ubiquitin-protein ligase TRIM39-like; this translates as MLPSTGHSELRSDLTQDQSRCGVCEQVLRDPVITTCGHSVCRQCIGSYWEQSPDQPRPLCEKRPQTTSSSSISIQPSTHTHSPTQHSLTHPPQHSHTAMEPLPLHEDKTTASKRPWTQSPLLYPQTSPAPYYQSPGVHTVRQIHKNLGGSLM